Within the Naumovozyma castellii chromosome 1, complete genome genome, the region TGTCTCCAGTGATTTCTCCTGGAAAGATCTGAAACACTTTCTGCTTTCTTGGAAGCAAATGCTCAATTACTAAAGACACAAATTAGTCTTTTATAACTGTGATATTAATTTCGTAATAAACAGAAACAAAAGCTAACCCAACGATgacaacaaaataatgtAACCACTTGAAAGTAAAACTCACAGCATCTAGGTTGTTAGTTCTTCCACATAATATTATAGTGTATTTGAGCAACAAAATGGTTTGATATCCCAATGATATGAGGGAAATATTAGATGGTAGATGATGACCCTTCAAGTTAGAACACCATAAAACGATTTCAATAAAAAAGATAAACATATAAATTTCATATCTTATAAGGGCGGCTTCGTCGCTTGACATTAACATATTTGCACGGTGcatgaaaaattctttccatGACAAATTCGAAGGTTGTGATTGTGAATGTGCAGATGAAGGGGGTGGTAGAGGTGATTGTGAAGACTGTAGTAAAGGTTGTAGTGAAGCCGAATGTGAAGAGggtgaagaggaagataaAGACGAATGTGAGTTTTTAGTACTAGATGTAGAAGATTTAGGTGGAGGTGAATTTACAATACCAGATAGTGATAGTGGTGGTTGCAAGTTGCTTAACTCAAAACTATCACCACTATTGTTTGCGCTTTTATCAATCTCCTGGcttttttgaagatttgtATCTGAcattgttttcaattcctAGCTCTATTAGAATACCCTTACTTTGGGGCCAATAGATGAATAGCAATGGTGAGATAAAAGATTCCATTTCAGTCACTTATATATCCAGTACATTGGCACTTCTGGCAGAGGTTTAATACACcataaaaaataataatagtaaatTCTAACCTTATTGGTGGGTTGTATAAAAAAAGGGGAGAGTTTTACCTTTTTCTAGAATCGAATACCAATTTTCGATTTGAAGTGGGCAGGTCTTCCGTTTGGATGTGCGTTctcttgaattttttctAAGCTTTCGTGCCGCACCATTGTTCCATACCAAGTTTACtcatatcttcaaaagaaatCCCAAGACTTGAGTAATGTTACATGACTTCTATAA harbors:
- the NCAS0A00120 gene encoding uncharacterized protein, translated to MSDTNLQKSQEIDKSANNSGDSFELSNLQPPLSLSGIVNSPPPKSSTSSTKNSHSSLSSSSPSSHSASLQPLLQSSQSPLPPPSSAHSQSQPSNLSWKEFFMHRANMLMSSDEAALIRYEIYMFIFFIEIVLWCSNLKGHHLPSNISLISLGYQTILLLKYTIILCGRTNNLDAVSFTFKWLHYFVVIVGLAFVSVYYEINITVIKD